In one Lolium rigidum isolate FL_2022 chromosome 3, APGP_CSIRO_Lrig_0.1, whole genome shotgun sequence genomic region, the following are encoded:
- the LOC124699418 gene encoding probable histone H2A.2, translated as MEVSSTAAASKTKKGAGGRKAGGPRKKSVTRSVKAGLQFPVGRVGRYLKKGRYAQRVGTGAPVYLAAVLEYLAAEVLELAGNAAKDNKKSRIIPRHLLLAVRNDEELGKLLAGVTIAHGGVLPKINPVLLPKKTAQKEPKSPKKPAKSPKKA; from the coding sequence ATGGAGGTCTCAAGCACCGCCGCCGCATCGAAGACGAAGAAGGGCGCCGGTGGGCGCAAGGCCGGCGGCCCGAGGAAGAAGTCCGTGACGCGGTCGGTGAAGGCGgggctccagttccccgtcggccgcGTCGGGCGGTACCTCAAGAAGGGCCGGTACGCGCAGCGCGTCGGCACGGGCGCCCCCGTCTACCTCGCCGCCGTCCTCGAGTACCTCGCCGCCGAGGTGCTGGAGCTCGCCGGGAACGCCGCCAAGGACAACAAGAAGTCGCGCATCATCCCGAGGCACCTGCTGCTCGCCGTCAGGAACGACGAGGAGCTCGGGAAGCTGCTCGCCGGGGTCACCatcgcccacggcggcgtgctgcCCAAGATCAACCCGGTGCTGCTCCCCAAGAAGACCGCCCAGAAGGAGCCCAAGTCGCCCAAGAAGCCCGCCAAGTCACCGAAGAAGGCTTAG